From the genome of Spirochaetota bacterium:
AGATGTGTATAAGAGACAGATCCTATACAGTGGAATGCGTTTAAGCTTATAAATAAAACTGGTAGTTTTTTTGGCCCTGATGAAATGAATGTGTTTTTATCACTGATTGATACAATCACACCATTTGGAGCACAATGGAATAAAATTAAATCAGTTGAGTACGATAGCTCTGCAGAACACATCCATATTGAAAAGGTGCTCAACGTAATAGATGTTGGGGCAATCCGGAAAAAGAAATTTACCGTGGTTCTTGATTCGGTGAATGGAGCTGGCTCAATCATTACGCAAGAGCTTTTGAAGAAATTGGGGTGCAGGGTAATTCCCATACATTGTGATATGAGCACCGGTATTTTCCCTCGCGGAGCAGAACCTGTTGCAAAAAATCTAAAAGCATTGACACAGGCAGTAAAAGAACACAAAGCTGATATTGGCTTTGCACAGGATCCGGATGCTGATAGGCTTGCGATAGTAAATGAAAAAGGGCAACCTATTGGCGAAGAGCTTACCGTGACGCTTGCAGCAGTGCGTTGCCTTGAAAAAAGGAAAGGCCCTGTTGTAGTGAATATGTCAACTACCAAAGCCATTGAGGATGTGGCTTCCTATTATGGTGTTAGGGTGTATCGTGCGAAAGTTGGTGAGATACATGTGGTTGAAGCTATGAAACACCATAAGGCAGTGATAGGCGGAGAAGGTAACGGTGGGGTAATTTCTCCTGAGGTTCACTTTGGCAGGGACAGCCTTGTTGGGATTGCGTATTGCCTAGAACTTATGGCTCATCGCAGTGAGTCCATATCTCAGATTGTGGCAAAGCTGCCGGTGTATTATATGCACAAGGATACTATTGCTGTTAGCCAGGGATTTGATGCCGGAGCTATCGCCCAAAAAATCAAAGAACAGTATGCTGATGAACTAATCAATACTGTGGATGGCATACGTATAGATTTTGTCAAAAACAGTGAATTTAAAGGTGGTTGGGTGCATTTGCGACCTTCAAATACTGAGCCCATTTT
Proteins encoded in this window:
- a CDS encoding phosphoglucosamine mutase, whose translation is MFLSLIDTITPFGAQWNKIKSVEYDSSAEHIHIEKVLNVIDVGAIRKKKFTVVLDSVNGAGSIITQELLKKLGCRVIPIHCDMSTGIFPRGAEPVAKNLKALTQAVKEHKADIGFAQDPDADRLAIVNEKGQPIGEELTVTLAAVRCLEKRKGPVVVNMSTTKAIEDVASYYGVRVYRAKVGEIHVVEAMKHHKAVIGGEGNGGVISPEVHFGRDSLVGIAYCLELMAHRSESISQIVAKLPVYYMHKDTIAVSQGFDAGAIAQKIKEQYADELINTVDGIRIDFVKNSEFKGGWVHLRPSNTEPIFRIIAEGKTKTQLEAIVNTFKNVSSSVYI